From the Neobacillus sp. PS3-34 genome, the window GTGTCTTGAATGTCCTGGGGGTCAAGGAGAGTTGAGCGGCCAGTCTGCATGCATACAACTAAGGGCTTTCCGAAAAACATATTAGTAAATACGATGCCGAAATCATAGCGCGCATGGTCCGTCGCAAAACCAATAAATCTAACATTTACATTTTCGTGCTCGTCATAAAGTTTTTCAAAGAAATCCATTGCACTCCTCCTTTTTTAATATTTAGAATATTATTATAATTTATTTTTTACTTTAAAACAAGGAATTTATCCCATGAACAGTTGTCATCCGATTTTATAGAATGCTAGAATTGATACGAAGAGCAATTAGTCTTGAGGGGGAAAGGCGATGGCGGAAAATGCGTATATTAAATTAGTTTCTTCATCTGCAAAAAAAGAGATCAACATTGATGAAGTAAAAGAGCTTTTTCATTATTATAAGAGTATTACTGCAAAAACAGGTGATCAGGTTGATTGGGAATTTGGAGAGGCTGCTTTTCCATACGATATAAAAGAAACAACTGAGGGAGCAGGCAAGTGGTTTTATCTTCACTCAGACAATGACCGATATTATGCTATACTTGTCGGAACTGATAAAGAAACAGTTACCGCTGAAAACGGCGAGGCATTTGAACAATCTTATATACAGGTAACCCTTCCAGAAGGCTGTACTTTTGGCGACAAAGGCAAAGCAAATGAGTTTTGTAAATTCCTTGCAAAGAAATTGCAGGCAGAGCTTCATTTATTTAACGGAAGAGTGATGTATTATAATCCTAGGAAATAACAGCGAAATACTTGAAAAAGAACAGCGCGCAGCTGTTCCTTTTTTATAACAGGAAACCAGGAGGTTTAGAATGAGCAAGAAACTTATCATCACTGCATTAATCATCAGCATAATCCTTACAGGTGTATCTCCATATTATTTTAAAACCTATTTTGAGAAGAAGCCAGAACCGCTCAGGCAAACTGTCCATTTTGGCGGGCCTCTCCCCTTTTTGGAGCAAATAGCCCTTCTTCCTGAAAAAGATAAAAACTACCCGGCAGAAGCCAATTTTCAATCTCCCCTTAAAACAAAGACCCACCTCAAGCCCGTAGCATTGATTCTTTCGATCATCATTATATTTGCTCTTGTATTGTCGTTAAGCAGCATCTTTATTCGTTTCTTTAAAAAGACGGATCGCAATTCATTTTGACACAGCCAATAGGCTGTGTTTTTTTTAGTTTAAAGCAAACGGCGATTTTACTGGCTAAACAGGGACATTGCTGCATGGAAAGAACAGTAAAGCAAAAGGCTGGCAGCGGTAACAATCAAAGTTTGCCGCGCTGATTTTGTAATTGTATTTCCAATCTGAAAAGCTAAATAAAAGAAGATAAAAAACATAATGACATTGAATACGGGCTGATCATGCTTTGAAAGCCAAGCAGTAAGCGTATATCCACTCCACAGAATAAATTGCAGCAGGATGACAACATAGATTTTCATTGGACACCACCATCGCTGATAGGTAGTTCATGCTGGCTGAACATGCTGTTCCTGAATTATATGAAAGGATTAAGGAATATATTTTTCATTTCTATAACATTTAGATGACAAGCCCGAATCCATTAAAAGACCATGATAAAATGAAAATCAAATGGATATTATTTGGATAGTTAATTTCATAAAATTGCTGTTTTCGTATACTTTGTTGCTATATAAGGAGTAGTTGATTTCCACTCCAGGATGCTCGCTTTCCGCGGGGCGGGCGGTGAGCCTCCTCGGCGCACAGCGCCTGCGGGGTCTCACCTGTCCCGCTGCTCCCGCAGGAGTCTCGCACCTTCCGCTCCAATCAACTTCTGTTTCAACGATTTGTTTTTAAAAACCTATTTGCCAAACAACAATCTTTTAGAAAACAGCTCAGCCTATAAAATATAATTTTAAGAGAAGTGAGGCAAGAAGAAATGAAAGGACTGCCATACATTTTTATCTTTTCTTTACTGTTGCTTAGCGCCTCTTGTAATAATAACCAGGCTTCAAAAAAAATGGCCTTTAACCGAAATGTAAAACAAGTCATTTTCTTCTCAGATGAGAAGGAATTAGGCCAGGAGGCAGCATATTACGATGCCTTAATAGAATTAAAAAAGAACTTCCCAAAGGAAATGGACCATATGATGGTGCTGAACAAATCGAAGGAAAAAGATTATTATAAATCATTCAATGTCGAGAAATCCCCCGCTATTATCGTTATGTATAAGGACCAGATGATGGTAAAAATTAATGGCAGTGCATCAAAGAACCAAATAATTAAAAACGTTTCACAAATAATAAAGTGACAGGCACCATCCAAAATTCGGAAGGTGCCTGTCACTTTTTTCTTTATCTTATTTGATAATATGGATTGGGCTTCCGATTGCTACTTCAGCTGCTTCCATTGTAATTTCTCCAAGAGTTGGATGTGCATGGATTGTCATGGCAAGATCTTCAGCTGTCATTCCAGCTTCGATTGCCAGGCGAAGCTCAGCGATCATGTCAGAAGCACTTGATCCGGCAATCTGGGCACCGATCACAAGGCCATCTTCTTTACGAGTTACAAGCTTCACAAAGCCGTCAGTGCTGTTTAAAGCAAGGGCACTGCCGTTTGCTGCGAATGGGAACTTAGCAGCAACGACTTCGATACCTTCTTCCTTTGCCTGTGCTTCTGTGTAGCCGACTGATGCCAATTCTGGATCAGAGAATACAACAGCAGGAATAGCAAGGTAGTCGATTTCAGCAGGATGTCCGCTAATTGCTTCTGCAGCAATTTTGCCTTCGTATGACGCTTTATGAGCCAAAGGAGGACCTTCAACAATGTCACCAATCGCGTAAATATTGCTTACGCTAGTACGGCATTGCTTATCAATTTTAATAACTCCGCGTTCAGTCATTTCAACGCCTGCTTGTTCAAGGCTTAATTCATCCGTATTTGGACGGCGTCCAACCATGACAAATACATAATCCGCTTCAACCTTTTGAAGCTCGCCTTTTACCTCGTAAGAAACTGTAACACCGTTCTCTGTTTCTTCTACACCCTTAGCAAGCGCTTTTGTAACGATTTCAGTGCCTTTTTTCTTAAGGTTGCGTTTAACAAGAGCAGACATTTGCTTTTCAAATCCGTTTAGGATTTCATCTGTTCCTTCAAGGATTGTAACCTGTGTTCCGAAGTTTGCATAAGCTCCGCCAAGTTCCGTTCCGATATAGCCGCCGCCAATTACAACGATTTTTTCAGGAATTTCTTGAAGAGCTAGTGCACCCGTTGAGTCAAGAACACGTTTTGTATATTTAAATGCAGGAAGCTCAATTGGGCGAGATCCTGTTGCAACGATCGCATTTTTAAAAGTGTACGTTTGTGCGGAATTTTCATCCATTACACGAAGCGTATTGCCATCTACAAAAAATGCTTCACCGCGAACGATTGTGACCTTATTACCTTTTAAAAGTCCTTCTACGCCGCCAGTAAGCTTTTTCGTAACACTTTCTTTCCACTTTTGAACTTTTGAAAAATCAACCTTAACATTTTCAGCAGTGATTCCAATATCATCAGAATGCTTTGCTGTTTCATAACGATGGCCAGCAGCAATTAACGCCTTTGAAGGAATACATCCGACGTTTAAGCAAACGCCGCCAAGGTTACCCTTTTCTACGATTGTTACTTTTTGCCCTAGCTGTGCAGCACGAATGGCTGCTACATAACCGCCAGGTGCACCGATGACTATAGTATCTGTTTCAATAGGAAAATCTCCAACTACCATTTATTACCCCTCCATTAACAAAAGTTCTGGATCGTTCAATAAACGCTTGATATGGTTTAGCGCATTCTGTGCAGTAGCACCGTCAATCATGCGGTGGTCAAAGCTCAATGACAAAGCCAATACAGGTGCTGCCACGATTTCTCCGTCCCTTACGATTGGCTTTTCTGCAATTCGGCCCACTCCAAGAATAGCAACCTCTGGGTGGTTAATAACAGGTGTGAACCATTGTCCGCCTGCAGAACCGATATTTGAGATTGTGCATGAAGCACCTTTCATTTCATTAGGAGCAAGCTTGCCTTCACGTGCCTTACCTGCAAGTTCATTAATTTCATTTGAAATTGAGAAGACAGACTTACGGTCAGCATCCTTTACTACTGGAACTAACAAGCCTTTTTCAGTATCAGCAGCAATTCCGATATTGTAATAATGCTTATGGATGATTTCACTTGTAGCATCATCCAATGATGTATTCAACGCAGGGAATTCACGAAGCGCACTTGTTAATGCTTTTACGATATATGGCAAGAATGTAAGCTTGATGCCTTTTTGGGCAGCCACGTCCTTAAACTTCTTGCGGTGAGCCCAAAGCTTTGTAACATCGATTTCATCCATAAGAGTAACGTGTGGAGCTGTATGCTTGGAATTAACCATCGCTTTTGCAATAGCTTTACGGATACCGCTCATCTTCTCACGAGTTTCAGGATATTCACCCTGTGGAATAGGTGCAGCTGAAGCTTTTGTTTCTTCTGCTTTAGGAGCTGCTGCTGCTGCTTCAACAGGTGCAGAAGGAGCTTGAGCACCTCCAGTTAAGAAGGAATCAATATCATTTTTCATGATACGCCCATTTTTGCCTGTACCAGCAACCTGGCGGATTTCTACGCCTTTTTCACGTGCATATTTACGCACAGAAGGCATTGCAATAATACGGCGGTCAGGATCAACATCTACCTGTGGCTGTGCTCCAGCGCCTGTAGGAGCATTGGCAGCTTGTGGTGTTGGTGCTTCTTTCTTGATATCCTGTCCTGCTTCCAGGGTTGATTGAACCTGAGCTTCAGTTTTCTCTTCTGCCTTAGGCTCATCATCACCATGGTCATCACCCTTAAACTGAAGGTTTTCATAACCCGGTGCATCAAATGTAACAAGAACCTGTCCAACAGTCGCAACAGTACCTTCTCCGATTAAAACCTCTAGGACTGTACCTTCAACTGGGGAAGGAATTTCAACGACAGCTTTATCGTTTTGCACTTCGCATAATACGTCATCTTCTTGAATTTTATCGCCCGGTTTAATAAACCATTTGACAATTTCGCCTTCGTGAATACCTTCACCGATATCAGGCATTTTAAATTGAAATGACACTGTGGTTCATCCTCCTAATGTGCATGTTTTCTGCATCATAATTTGAAAAGCAAGAGGGAAACAGTCAATACTATTTCCCGTTCTTAATTATTGTCTAGCTCCAGCGCCGAAAACGAACGTTAACGCTTTTCTAGAATGTTAAAACTTTTTTTGCTGTTTCGATTACGTCTTTATAATTAGGAAGCCAAACGGTTTCCGCTTGTGAGAAAGGATAGATCGTATCTGCAGCTGTAACGCGCAGTACTGGTGCCTCTAGGCTTAAAATAGCGCGGTCATTGATTTCAGCTACAACATTAGCTGCAACTCCGGCTTGTTTTTGAGCTTCCTGGACTACCATAGCACGCCCTGTTTTTTCAACAGAGGCAATAATTGTATCGATATCAAGCGGGCTGATTGTACGAAGGTCTACTACTTCTACAGAATATCCTTCTTTTTCTAATTCTTCCGCTGCTTTTAATGATTCGTGAACCATTGCACCATAAGTAATGATGGATAAGTCAGTTCCTTCACGCTTTACATCTGCTTTTCCAAGTGGAATTGTGTATTCTTCTTCAGGAACTTCCTCACGGAACGCACGGTAAAGCTTCAAATGCTCAAGGAAAATGACCGGGTCGTTATCGCGGATAGCTGACAGCAATAATCCCTTTGCGTCATATGGAGTCGAAGGAACAACTACCTTCAAACCAGGAGTTTGTGCCATTAAGCCTTCAAGGCTGTCAGAGTGCAGTTCCGGTGTGTGAACACCGCCACCAAACGGGGAACGCACAGTAACAGGCATATT encodes:
- a CDS encoding alpha-ketoacid dehydrogenase subunit beta — protein: MAQMTMIQAITDALRIELRNDPKTLVFGEDVGVNGGVFRATEGLHKEFGEDRVFDTPLAESGIGGLAIGLALTGYRPIPEIQFFGFVFEVMDSIAGQMSRMRYRSGGRYNMPVTVRSPFGGGVHTPELHSDSLEGLMAQTPGLKVVVPSTPYDAKGLLLSAIRDNDPVIFLEHLKLYRAFREEVPEEEYTIPLGKADVKREGTDLSIITYGAMVHESLKAAEELEKEGYSVEVVDLRTISPLDIDTIIASVEKTGRAMVVQEAQKQAGVAANVVAEINDRAILSLEAPVLRVTAADTIYPFSQAETVWLPNYKDVIETAKKVLTF
- a CDS encoding small peptidoglycan-associated lipoprotein, whose product is MKGLPYIFIFSLLLLSASCNNNQASKKMAFNRNVKQVIFFSDEKELGQEAAYYDALIELKKNFPKEMDHMMVLNKSKEKDYYKSFNVEKSPAIIVMYKDQMMVKINGSASKNQIIKNVSQIIK
- a CDS encoding DUF1885 family protein → MAENAYIKLVSSSAKKEINIDEVKELFHYYKSITAKTGDQVDWEFGEAAFPYDIKETTEGAGKWFYLHSDNDRYYAILVGTDKETVTAENGEAFEQSYIQVTLPEGCTFGDKGKANEFCKFLAKKLQAELHLFNGRVMYYNPRK
- the lpdA gene encoding dihydrolipoyl dehydrogenase; its protein translation is MVVGDFPIETDTIVIGAPGGYVAAIRAAQLGQKVTIVEKGNLGGVCLNVGCIPSKALIAAGHRYETAKHSDDIGITAENVKVDFSKVQKWKESVTKKLTGGVEGLLKGNKVTIVRGEAFFVDGNTLRVMDENSAQTYTFKNAIVATGSRPIELPAFKYTKRVLDSTGALALQEIPEKIVVIGGGYIGTELGGAYANFGTQVTILEGTDEILNGFEKQMSALVKRNLKKKGTEIVTKALAKGVEETENGVTVSYEVKGELQKVEADYVFVMVGRRPNTDELSLEQAGVEMTERGVIKIDKQCRTSVSNIYAIGDIVEGPPLAHKASYEGKIAAEAISGHPAEIDYLAIPAVVFSDPELASVGYTEAQAKEEGIEVVAAKFPFAANGSALALNSTDGFVKLVTRKEDGLVIGAQIAGSSASDMIAELRLAIEAGMTAEDLAMTIHAHPTLGEITMEAAEVAIGSPIHIIK
- a CDS encoding DUF3055 domain-containing protein, which codes for MDFFEKLYDEHENVNVRFIGFATDHARYDFGIVFTNMFFGKPLVVCMQTGRSTLLDPQDIQDTEYLQNVFRISCKHQAADLVEFFSEALPAIQYDIQYE
- a CDS encoding dihydrolipoamide acetyltransferase family protein, which encodes MSFQFKMPDIGEGIHEGEIVKWFIKPGDKIQEDDVLCEVQNDKAVVEIPSPVEGTVLEVLIGEGTVATVGQVLVTFDAPGYENLQFKGDDHGDDEPKAEEKTEAQVQSTLEAGQDIKKEAPTPQAANAPTGAGAQPQVDVDPDRRIIAMPSVRKYAREKGVEIRQVAGTGKNGRIMKNDIDSFLTGGAQAPSAPVEAAAAAPKAEETKASAAPIPQGEYPETREKMSGIRKAIAKAMVNSKHTAPHVTLMDEIDVTKLWAHRKKFKDVAAQKGIKLTFLPYIVKALTSALREFPALNTSLDDATSEIIHKHYYNIGIAADTEKGLLVPVVKDADRKSVFSISNEINELAGKAREGKLAPNEMKGASCTISNIGSAGGQWFTPVINHPEVAILGVGRIAEKPIVRDGEIVAAPVLALSLSFDHRMIDGATAQNALNHIKRLLNDPELLLMEG